A window from Alkalicoccobacillus plakortidis encodes these proteins:
- a CDS encoding nucleotidyltransferase family protein translates to MQLGAIAILTEIGTDCLHFGSESGSIKDFQQLLLFMQEHNEQWNALVKGHMQQGYSYPKASALAFKSLHTQTELSLEQPNNILGYHYVKAIADQRSSIKPYTTKRITAGYHDRTITSPTIASATSIREAIMGQDDASHQIQQVMPEASFRELSTYSLKHKRFTSGNCISRFYNTAF, encoded by the coding sequence TTGCAGCTTGGTGCGATTGCAATCCTAACGGAAATAGGTACTGATTGTCTGCATTTTGGTAGTGAATCAGGTTCAATTAAAGACTTTCAACAGTTGCTATTATTTATGCAAGAACATAATGAGCAGTGGAATGCATTGGTTAAAGGCCATATGCAGCAAGGGTACAGCTATCCAAAGGCATCTGCTCTAGCCTTTAAGAGCTTACATACACAAACTGAACTTTCCTTGGAGCAGCCAAACAATATACTCGGCTATCACTATGTCAAAGCGATCGCAGACCAACGTTCTTCTATCAAGCCCTATACAACAAAACGTATTACTGCGGGGTATCACGATCGAACAATTACATCACCTACCATCGCTAGTGCAACGAGTATTAGAGAAGCGATAATGGGTCAAGATGATGCTTCTCATCAGATTCAACAGGTTATGCCTGAAGCATCGTTCCGTGAATTGTCCACATACAGCTTGAAGCACAAACGCTTCACTTCTGGGAATTGTATTTCCCGTTTTTACAATACCGCATTCTAA
- a CDS encoding MFS transporter has translation MADHLIVSPREIYNRRDEEVIGLEAWKRNVWILAGCTFLVMSAMSMIMPFLPLYLKELGMSDPKEISLWAGIIFGANFLTAFIFSPFWGRMADRHGRKLMILRSGFGMAIVISLTGLATGPISLLFLRLLNGVISGFIPTAIGLVSTNTPKKHTGYALGILQSGTVAGAIGGPLFGGLMSQAFGYRMVFFITGAFILIAAIGVTLFVKENFTPAKEEKTKTSTMMEFKKITSKKPVLSIYLVILLIQFAIMGVNPLLSLYVEELSPSCKCFSLRRDCGVSDWLCKLYDIGLAW, from the coding sequence GTGGCAGATCACTTGATTGTTTCGCCCCGCGAAATATATAATAGAAGAGACGAGGAAGTGATCGGATTGGAAGCATGGAAACGAAATGTGTGGATCCTGGCGGGGTGCACTTTTTTAGTGATGAGTGCAATGTCGATGATCATGCCTTTTTTGCCTCTGTACCTTAAAGAGTTAGGCATGAGTGATCCAAAGGAAATTAGTTTGTGGGCAGGCATTATTTTTGGAGCGAATTTTTTGACAGCATTTATCTTTTCTCCATTTTGGGGAAGGATGGCGGACAGACATGGACGGAAATTGATGATTTTACGTTCTGGCTTTGGAATGGCCATAGTAATTAGTTTAACGGGTTTAGCAACTGGGCCAATAAGTCTTTTGTTTCTGAGGTTATTAAATGGTGTAATCTCTGGATTTATACCAACTGCCATCGGGTTAGTGAGTACAAATACACCTAAAAAACACACAGGCTACGCTCTTGGAATTCTTCAATCTGGTACAGTGGCAGGGGCAATTGGTGGGCCTCTATTCGGTGGATTAATGTCACAGGCATTTGGGTATCGAATGGTCTTTTTTATAACAGGTGCTTTTATTCTGATTGCTGCAATTGGGGTAACGCTGTTTGTAAAAGAGAACTTCACACCAGCTAAAGAAGAAAAGACAAAAACGAGTACAATGATGGAGTTTAAGAAAATCACATCCAAAAAACCTGTTTTATCTATTTATCTTGTGATTTTATTGATTCAATTTGCGATAATGGGTGTTAATCCATTGTTATCTCTGTATGTAGAGGAATTATCTCCAAGCTGCAAATGTTTCTCTCTACGCCGGGATTGTGGTGTCAGTGACTGGCTTTGCAAACTTTATGACATCGGCTTGGCTTGGTAG
- a CDS encoding 2-dehydropantoate 2-reductase, giving the protein MKLMIIGGGAIGLLTAAYLKQVIEEVTLCTRTKKQANEINEHGLTLINNNKKRNIAINSIDLNNAPLEEADVLIFTVKSYDLHHVLKQIEPQRRKHQSYLFLQNGMSHVEEANRLADIHIGFGTISHGAIRESLTNVRHTGIGELNWSYFQEESVALNKVMHTISQSDFPVKKEDDWQSLLWSKLLVNVCINPLTALTGVQNGELILSIELKQMMRAVFEEAFQLHPLQIGKEQHWQNVLNICEQTKENQSSMLVDIKAGRQTEVDSILGFLVRLSENLQVSIPIIHFLNKALINSEQNK; this is encoded by the coding sequence ATGAAACTAATGATAATAGGTGGAGGGGCAATTGGTCTTCTAACCGCAGCATATTTGAAACAGGTCATTGAAGAGGTTACGCTGTGCACCAGAACAAAAAAACAAGCAAATGAAATAAATGAACATGGCCTAACACTTATTAACAATAATAAGAAGCGAAATATTGCTATAAACAGTATTGATTTAAATAATGCACCTCTAGAAGAGGCGGATGTACTTATTTTCACTGTGAAATCCTACGACCTACATCATGTTTTAAAACAAATCGAACCACAACGAAGGAAACATCAAAGCTATCTTTTTTTACAAAATGGAATGTCTCATGTTGAGGAAGCCAATCGACTAGCGGATATACATATAGGATTTGGCACAATCAGTCATGGTGCGATTCGAGAAAGCCTAACAAATGTGCGTCATACGGGAATAGGCGAACTTAATTGGTCTTATTTTCAAGAGGAGTCAGTTGCTTTGAATAAAGTGATGCACACAATTAGTCAATCTGACTTTCCTGTCAAAAAGGAGGACGATTGGCAGTCTTTGTTGTGGTCTAAGCTTTTAGTGAATGTATGTATTAATCCGCTTACTGCATTAACTGGTGTTCAAAATGGAGAACTAATTTTGTCGATTGAATTAAAACAAATGATGCGTGCAGTTTTTGAAGAGGCATTTCAACTTCACCCACTTCAGATAGGTAAAGAACAGCACTGGCAGAATGTGTTGAACATTTGTGAGCAAACAAAGGAAAACCAATCGTCGATGCTTGTTGATATAAAAGCCGGACGACAGACTGAGGTTGACAGTATACTTGGATTTCTCGTGCGTTTATCAGAAAACCTTCAGGTATCTATTCCTATTATTCATTTTCTGAATAAAGCATTAATAAATAGCGAACAAAACAAATAG
- a CDS encoding N-acetyltransferase, whose translation MTKPIVERLLVNYKTLDEFKNFREFGAAELSMKDDLSANIIENDSESPFYGIYFGKKLVARMSLYRIDQRFDQYFDPPQDYFELWKLEVLEPYRNKGYGQALVEFAKSFGLPVKTNARQASSEFWDKSGFDSLTYDPERDRGESPFVWFPEGVIEQEQQPTTEPVTDKQQ comes from the coding sequence ATGACGAAACCAATCGTTGAACGCCTACTAGTTAACTATAAAACATTAGATGAGTTTAAGAATTTTAGGGAGTTTGGTGCAGCTGAACTTTCAATGAAAGATGATTTAAGTGCAAATATTATTGAGAATGACAGTGAATCTCCTTTTTACGGTATTTACTTCGGTAAAAAACTTGTTGCCAGAATGAGCCTTTACCGCATTGATCAACGATTTGATCAATATTTTGACCCACCTCAGGATTATTTTGAGTTATGGAAGCTTGAAGTGTTAGAACCTTATCGTAATAAAGGCTACGGTCAAGCACTTGTGGAATTTGCTAAAAGCTTTGGTTTACCAGTCAAGACTAATGCAAGGCAAGCTTCAAGTGAGTTCTGGGACAAATCAGGTTTTGACTCTCTGACGTACGACCCTGAACGTGATCGTGGCGAAAGTCCCTTTGTATGGTTCCCAGAAGGTGTAATAGAGCAAGAACAACAACCTACCACTGAACCCGTAACAGACAAACAACAATAA
- a CDS encoding MFS transporter, which yields MTGFANFMTSAWLGRVSDRKGAHHTLVYCLLGVALFTIPQVFVTDIWQLIVLRFFVGLCLGGLLPTANTLIRMHAPQGMESRTYGFSNSAMYLGSMIGPIIGGWLVSLYGVRGLLLTTSIILLGTVVMVKLKVMQPAERTFKRENGHEPNQNTT from the coding sequence GTGACTGGCTTTGCAAACTTTATGACATCGGCTTGGCTTGGTAGGGTGAGTGACAGAAAAGGCGCACACCATACACTTGTGTACTGTTTATTAGGTGTCGCACTTTTTACCATACCTCAGGTGTTTGTCACAGATATATGGCAACTCATTGTACTAAGGTTCTTTGTCGGCTTATGCCTAGGGGGACTACTTCCAACTGCAAATACACTTATTAGAATGCATGCACCACAAGGAATGGAAAGTCGCACGTATGGATTCTCGAATAGTGCCATGTATCTTGGTTCAATGATTGGTCCTATTATTGGTGGGTGGCTTGTGAGTTTATACGGTGTACGAGGTTTGCTGCTCACGACTTCAATTATACTTTTAGGTACAGTTGTCATGGTTAAATTAAAAGTTATGCAACCAGCTGAAAGGACATTCAAGCGAGAAAATGGACATGAACCGAATCAAAATACAACATAA
- a CDS encoding SepM family pheromone-processing serine protease, translated as MTEPRKPLIRMRYLLIIIVILLLNFIKLPYYYSQPGIAQELQEVISVEGTNGIEEGAFMLTTVEMARATPLYFAWSYLSAYRHIIPEEQVRGSSESDSDYHDRQMLLMSNSQEMAKIAAYEQAGADVSYEYHGVLVTTIMEGMPAEGNLEIGDLITEVDGEPVHTAEDLIDLLSGYTEDDQVVLTVTRGNENLSIKFGFQAFPEEYEVEDGRVGLGILSPVTDRDVTFSPSVTIDETDIGGPSAGLMYSLEIYNQLVPEDITHGYLVAGTGTINEEGTVGPIGGASQKVVAADKAGAKYFLAPDAEGQNGTNYEEAKAAAEDIGTDMQVIPVKTMEDALTFLETLPENQN; from the coding sequence ATGACCGAACCGCGTAAACCATTAATCAGAATGCGGTATTTACTTATAATCATTGTGATTCTTCTATTGAATTTTATAAAACTTCCTTATTATTATTCACAACCTGGAATTGCTCAAGAGCTTCAAGAAGTCATTTCAGTTGAAGGAACAAATGGTATTGAAGAGGGTGCTTTTATGCTTACAACCGTTGAGATGGCTCGAGCAACTCCGTTGTATTTTGCATGGTCCTATTTGAGCGCATATCGACATATCATTCCCGAAGAGCAAGTGCGGGGTTCTAGTGAATCCGATTCAGATTATCATGATCGTCAAATGCTGTTGATGTCTAATTCGCAGGAAATGGCAAAGATTGCGGCATATGAACAAGCTGGAGCTGATGTCTCTTATGAATACCATGGAGTTCTTGTAACAACGATAATGGAAGGAATGCCTGCTGAAGGGAACCTTGAAATTGGTGATCTGATAACAGAAGTAGATGGCGAGCCTGTACATACAGCGGAGGATCTCATTGACCTGTTGTCGGGATATACAGAGGATGATCAGGTTGTTTTGACTGTTACTCGTGGTAATGAAAATCTCTCAATAAAATTTGGCTTTCAAGCATTCCCGGAAGAATATGAAGTAGAGGATGGTAGAGTGGGGCTTGGTATCCTGTCTCCTGTTACCGATCGAGACGTCACATTCTCTCCAAGTGTAACTATTGATGAAACGGATATTGGTGGACCATCAGCAGGACTGATGTACTCCCTTGAAATCTACAATCAGCTTGTTCCTGAAGATATTACACACGGGTATTTGGTTGCGGGTACAGGCACCATTAATGAGGAAGGTACAGTTGGTCCAATTGGTGGAGCGTCACAGAAGGTTGTAGCAGCAGATAAAGCGGGTGCAAAATATTTCCTTGCGCCAGATGCAGAAGGACAAAATGGAACGAACTATGAGGAAGCGAAAGCAGCAGCAGAGGACATTGGCACAGATATGCAAGTGATCCCAGTGAAAACAATGGAAGATGCACTTACCTTCCTTGAAACCCTACCAGAAAATCAAAACTAA
- the rsmD gene encoding 16S rRNA (guanine(966)-N(2))-methyltransferase RsmD, producing the protein MRVISGEKKGLPLKAVSGKGTRPTTDKVKESIFNMIGPYFNGGSGLDLYAGSGGLGIEGISRGLESVIFVDQDKKAIQTIHSNLEFCRFEEKAEVYRTDADRALKAIIKRELSFTCIFLDPPYAKQTLLQHLETIEQHQLLAENGVIVIEHASSVSLPDACGELNCTREEQYGDTVISIWTRDSLSGSETS; encoded by the coding sequence TTGCGAGTAATTTCAGGTGAAAAAAAGGGACTTCCTTTAAAAGCAGTATCAGGTAAGGGTACAAGACCAACTACTGACAAAGTGAAAGAATCGATTTTTAATATGATTGGCCCGTATTTTAATGGTGGAAGTGGACTTGATTTATATGCGGGAAGTGGAGGACTTGGCATTGAAGGCATAAGCAGAGGTCTTGAGTCGGTTATTTTTGTCGATCAAGATAAAAAGGCGATTCAAACCATTCATTCAAATTTGGAATTTTGCCGCTTCGAGGAAAAAGCAGAAGTCTATCGAACAGATGCCGATCGAGCGCTTAAAGCAATTATAAAAAGAGAATTATCATTTACCTGTATTTTCCTAGACCCTCCATATGCTAAACAAACTCTATTGCAGCATCTTGAAACCATTGAACAACATCAATTACTTGCTGAAAATGGGGTCATTGTCATTGAACATGCATCTTCCGTTTCATTACCAGATGCTTGTGGAGAATTAAACTGTACGAGAGAGGAACAATACGGTGATACGGTTATATCTATTTGGACACGAGATTCATTGAGTGGGAGTGAAACATCATGA
- a CDS encoding DUF3397 domain-containing protein, with translation MVTSTVAAFIATVVTIPALGWYLIYITTVKITKQKRKSIKLASDCSAVLFMAAVYYILQQLWAPTSVWLVFALFFAVAFTFTIIYWNVMDDFYASKLFKGIWRLNFLIFVVIYIVLSGYGLLKSIFSFV, from the coding sequence ATGGTAACAAGTACAGTAGCTGCTTTTATTGCAACGGTAGTAACCATCCCTGCTTTAGGGTGGTATTTGATCTATATCACAACAGTAAAAATCACAAAACAAAAGCGTAAATCAATTAAACTGGCAAGCGATTGTTCGGCTGTTTTATTTATGGCTGCCGTTTATTATATTCTGCAACAATTGTGGGCACCAACTTCCGTTTGGCTTGTATTTGCACTTTTTTTTGCGGTGGCTTTCACCTTTACAATTATCTATTGGAACGTTATGGACGATTTCTATGCATCAAAATTATTTAAGGGTATTTGGAGGCTGAATTTCCTGATTTTTGTCGTTATTTACATAGTACTTAGTGGTTATGGATTATTAAAGAGTATCTTTTCTTTTGTGTGA
- a CDS encoding RsfA family transcriptional regulator, producing MVVTRQDAWSEDEDLLLAEVVLRHIRESSTQLSAFEEVGKKLSRSSAACGFRWNSAIRKKYESAVALAKKQKSKKSARQSEQASVSTPASAISPQNVEVQTESKKETVVPSTELNLSDVITFLTEYQSKHEANDAYELGQLKLENEQLKIKLDQLSRDKDLITQDYKALLTIMDRARKFTRDHPIERTM from the coding sequence ATGGTAGTCACTCGTCAAGATGCATGGTCAGAAGATGAAGACCTATTGCTTGCTGAAGTTGTTTTACGACATATTCGAGAATCAAGTACACAGCTTTCGGCTTTTGAAGAAGTCGGAAAAAAATTATCAAGATCTAGTGCAGCTTGTGGATTTAGGTGGAACTCAGCAATAAGGAAAAAATATGAATCTGCTGTTGCGTTAGCAAAAAAACAAAAATCAAAGAAATCAGCTCGACAGTCTGAACAAGCCTCGGTGTCTACTCCAGCTTCGGCTATTTCTCCACAAAATGTAGAGGTGCAAACTGAGAGCAAAAAAGAAACGGTTGTTCCATCAACTGAGCTAAATCTTAGTGATGTGATTACGTTTTTAACAGAGTACCAATCTAAACATGAGGCAAACGATGCGTATGAGCTTGGGCAATTAAAGCTAGAGAATGAACAATTGAAGATAAAACTAGATCAGCTTTCACGAGATAAAGATCTCATTACACAGGATTATAAGGCACTATTAACAATCATGGATAGAGCTAGAAAGTTTACGAGAGATCATCCAATTGAACGAACAATGTAA
- the rpmF gene encoding 50S ribosomal protein L32, whose product MAVPFRRTSKTAKRKRRTHLKLAVPGMVKCAECGELKLSHRVCKECGSYKGEKVTK is encoded by the coding sequence TTGGCAGTACCATTTAGAAGAACATCTAAAACCGCTAAAAGAAAGCGTCGTACGCATTTGAAACTAGCTGTCCCTGGTATGGTGAAATGTGCAGAATGCGGCGAGTTAAAACTTAGCCACCGCGTTTGTAAAGAATGTGGATCATACAAAGGTGAAAAAGTAACAAAATAA
- a CDS encoding nucleotidyltransferase family protein, protein MYFPFLQYRILSSTPSELASIYECEEGLEFRLLDTITKAASFKEWMAAMKTKRYTWTRLQRLATHVLTNTTKDEMNQIHEQKLPYIRPLGMTKAGQAYLNERKKEISVPILSRFASANDQMALTELKAARAYLAPLAQEIKAKRMNEEFSTAPIRV, encoded by the coding sequence TTGTATTTCCCGTTTTTACAATACCGCATTCTAAGCTCTACGCCTTCTGAGCTCGCTTCTATTTATGAATGTGAGGAAGGCTTAGAATTTCGATTGTTAGATACCATAACAAAAGCAGCCTCCTTCAAAGAATGGATGGCTGCTATGAAAACCAAACGATATACATGGACAAGACTACAAAGATTGGCCACTCACGTGCTGACCAATACAACAAAAGATGAAATGAATCAAATTCATGAACAGAAACTTCCTTATATTCGTCCACTAGGTATGACCAAAGCTGGTCAAGCTTATTTAAACGAACGAAAAAAAGAAATATCAGTACCAATACTCAGTCGATTTGCTTCAGCAAACGATCAAATGGCCCTTACTGAGCTTAAGGCTGCAAGAGCTTATCTTGCACCACTCGCACAAGAAATTAAAGCAAAACGAATGAATGAAGAGTTCTCAACTGCACCAATACGTGTTTAA
- the coaD gene encoding pantetheine-phosphate adenylyltransferase has protein sequence MTLAIFPGSFDPITLGHLDVIERASKVFSEVRVLLVHNSKKQTLFSLDKRIELIKESVRHIQGVTVDSYEGLTVQYVVEQNGHAMIRGLRGAKDFEYEMQVAAVNRKFAPNVETFFLATSGELAFISSTIVKEAAKYKQPLKELVPQAVENALRLSY, from the coding sequence ATGACATTGGCGATCTTTCCAGGTTCATTTGATCCAATTACTTTAGGACATTTAGATGTGATTGAACGAGCTTCAAAGGTTTTTAGCGAGGTTCGTGTTCTATTAGTACATAATAGCAAAAAGCAAACCCTTTTCTCTTTAGATAAACGAATTGAATTAATAAAGGAATCTGTTCGGCATATACAAGGTGTAACGGTCGACTCTTATGAAGGATTAACCGTACAATACGTAGTTGAACAGAATGGACACGCTATGATCCGTGGTTTAAGAGGAGCAAAGGATTTTGAATACGAGATGCAAGTAGCTGCAGTCAATCGCAAATTTGCTCCAAATGTAGAGACCTTCTTTTTAGCAACGAGTGGAGAGTTAGCTTTTATTAGTTCTACGATCGTGAAGGAAGCGGCAAAATATAAGCAGCCACTAAAAGAATTGGTTCCACAAGCAGTTGAGAACGCATTACGTCTTAGTTATTAA
- a CDS encoding YlbG family protein — protein MMSGQRQGIVVWLTSLKFARQLRRFGNVHYVSKKMKYVVFYCNQDHIEETMDKLRGFHFVREVKPSMRPFIKTDYQNAKPDKAKEYDYKMGI, from the coding sequence ATGATGAGTGGGCAACGTCAAGGTATTGTCGTATGGTTAACATCACTGAAATTTGCCAGGCAGCTAAGGCGATTTGGGAATGTTCATTATGTCTCCAAAAAAATGAAATACGTTGTTTTTTATTGTAACCAAGATCACATTGAGGAAACAATGGATAAGTTACGTGGTTTTCATTTTGTTCGTGAAGTTAAACCGTCGATGAGACCCTTTATAAAAACAGACTACCAAAATGCCAAACCAGATAAAGCAAAAGAATATGATTATAAAATGGGTATATAA
- a CDS encoding nucleotidyltransferase family protein, whose amino-acid sequence MLTHSKKQRAVGLVVEYNPFHNGHLYQLKQAKLETGADVVIAVMSSSFLQRGEPALLSKWSRTKMALANGVDLVLELPYAYATQKAEQFAAWCDCNPNGNRY is encoded by the coding sequence ATGCTTACTCATTCAAAAAAACAAAGAGCCGTTGGACTAGTTGTAGAATATAATCCATTTCATAATGGTCACCTGTATCAACTAAAGCAAGCCAAACTTGAAACAGGTGCGGATGTTGTCATTGCAGTAATGAGTAGTTCATTTTTGCAACGAGGAGAACCCGCTCTTTTGTCAAAGTGGTCACGCACAAAAATGGCTTTGGCAAATGGTGTAGATCTTGTTCTAGAACTTCCTTATGCATATGCCACTCAAAAGGCCGAACAGTTTGCAGCTTGGTGCGATTGCAATCCTAACGGAAATAGGTACTGA
- a CDS encoding DUF7147 family protein: MIQRFIELGEGYGDFYELIELALSNKQRVHHLIQIETTIKEQKRASLAVVLQPATKAGFMPIYFCREGISIHSERVSERIRVFNELAETIHKKIRYLEVRPSADFPEKDLYQQYLIGVLRVNHCIPPLNW, translated from the coding sequence ATGATCCAACGCTTTATTGAACTAGGAGAAGGTTACGGAGACTTTTACGAATTAATAGAACTTGCCTTATCAAATAAACAACGTGTCCACCATTTAATCCAAATTGAAACAACGATAAAAGAACAAAAACGAGCATCACTAGCCGTTGTTCTTCAGCCTGCAACAAAAGCTGGATTCATGCCCATATATTTTTGTCGGGAAGGCATTAGCATTCACTCCGAGAGAGTAAGTGAACGAATACGTGTTTTCAACGAATTAGCTGAAACGATACATAAAAAGATTCGTTATCTTGAAGTTCGACCTTCTGCCGATTTCCCAGAAAAAGATTTATATCAGCAGTATCTAATCGGTGTTCTACGCGTAAACCACTGTATACCACCTTTAAATTGGTAG
- a CDS encoding YceD family protein translates to MKWTLQELKAAKHKTFIINESVRFDELLKTSNDIRDMSNIRVTGEVTYPNKLITFSLKLEGELTLPCARTLADVKWPLDISFDEHFLPDGSVMPDVSEKEEVHTVLGDVIDLTPILEERILLEVPFQVYAEEGAEPLAPPSGKDWELVTEESQKDRIDPRMADLAKFFDKS, encoded by the coding sequence ATGAAATGGACGCTGCAAGAACTAAAAGCAGCTAAGCATAAGACCTTTATTATTAACGAGTCAGTTCGGTTCGATGAATTACTGAAAACTAGCAATGATATTCGTGACATGTCAAATATCCGAGTGACAGGTGAAGTAACTTATCCTAATAAGTTAATTACTTTTTCCTTGAAACTTGAGGGTGAATTGACTTTACCTTGTGCAAGAACACTTGCAGATGTAAAATGGCCACTTGATATTAGCTTTGATGAACATTTTTTACCGGATGGATCAGTTATGCCTGATGTTTCTGAAAAAGAAGAAGTTCACACGGTTCTTGGTGATGTAATTGATCTAACTCCTATCTTGGAAGAACGGATTCTACTTGAGGTTCCTTTTCAGGTTTATGCTGAAGAAGGCGCTGAGCCACTCGCTCCGCCATCAGGTAAAGATTGGGAACTTGTAACAGAAGAGTCTCAAAAAGATCGGATTGACCCGCGTATGGCTGATTTAGCAAAGTTTTTTGATAAGTCATGA
- the bshC gene encoding bacillithiol biosynthesis cysteine-adding enzyme BshC: protein MELNEIHLDPPAGFYRDYLNQRTELNGLFDYTYESADWLVKRADELSNRAFDATRREKLVTHLLSTHKNLHKPEAALASIAKLRQKESLVIVGGQQAGLLTGPLFTLYKALTVLIAAKQQEKELNVPVVPVFWVAGEDHDFEEIRFVYREKQGTWRKHPIQDEDTQSSASLKQLPHEELFHWLDGVFEELPETDFTCDLIEKIRQTASACQTYTDFFIQLMNELFLQEGLIFVDANHPELRRLETDFFKEMILHVEELQANQQKGVTQLVELGYNAPILTEEENAHLFITVDQKRVRLDYEDGLFTSRNQEVSFSKQELLSLVEEQPERFSNNVVSRPLMQEWVLPVLAFIPGPGELAYWGTLKPAFNQFGWNMPPLIPRLQVTIIPRSVKKWVEETGISYQSFLEGDSERLKQNWIKEQHSFPIDEVVSQVKENVDHIHQPLRQLAEKMDPTLYSMSEKNVALIMKQIQFLESRMNRHILDTHKTTISQFDHAVFWMKPLGSPQERILHPIILLNIVGQSGLKQIFQQPLALNGVPKLLFL from the coding sequence ATGGAGCTTAATGAAATACATCTAGACCCTCCTGCCGGATTTTATCGTGATTATCTCAATCAACGAACAGAGCTAAATGGACTGTTTGATTATACATATGAATCAGCTGATTGGCTTGTAAAAAGAGCAGATGAATTGTCAAATCGTGCATTTGATGCCACAAGAAGAGAAAAATTAGTAACGCATCTTCTGAGTACTCATAAGAACTTACATAAACCAGAAGCTGCACTAGCGAGTATTGCTAAACTGCGTCAAAAAGAATCACTGGTTATAGTAGGTGGACAACAAGCGGGTCTTCTTACAGGACCTTTATTTACCTTATATAAGGCTTTAACTGTTCTGATTGCTGCTAAACAACAGGAAAAGGAATTAAATGTTCCTGTTGTGCCTGTTTTTTGGGTAGCTGGAGAAGATCATGATTTTGAAGAAATTCGATTTGTTTATCGAGAGAAGCAAGGCACATGGCGGAAGCATCCAATACAAGATGAAGATACACAGTCCTCAGCATCGTTAAAGCAACTTCCGCATGAAGAGCTTTTTCATTGGCTAGATGGTGTATTTGAAGAGTTGCCCGAAACAGATTTCACTTGTGATTTAATTGAAAAAATCAGACAAACAGCAAGTGCCTGTCAAACGTATACAGACTTTTTTATTCAATTAATGAACGAGCTGTTTTTACAAGAAGGGTTGATTTTTGTTGATGCAAACCATCCTGAATTGCGTCGATTGGAAACGGATTTTTTCAAAGAGATGATCTTACATGTTGAGGAGCTACAAGCAAATCAACAAAAGGGTGTAACTCAGCTAGTTGAGTTAGGTTATAATGCGCCAATCTTAACAGAGGAAGAAAATGCACATCTGTTTATAACGGTTGATCAGAAACGTGTGCGACTTGATTACGAGGACGGTTTATTTACAAGCCGCAACCAAGAAGTATCGTTTTCAAAGCAGGAGCTGCTTTCATTGGTAGAAGAACAACCAGAGCGTTTTAGTAATAATGTTGTTAGTAGACCTTTAATGCAAGAATGGGTGCTTCCTGTTTTAGCTTTTATTCCTGGTCCGGGTGAACTTGCATACTGGGGAACATTAAAACCTGCTTTTAATCAATTTGGTTGGAATATGCCACCTTTGATACCAAGACTTCAAGTAACAATTATTCCGAGGTCTGTGAAAAAGTGGGTTGAAGAAACTGGAATATCCTATCAATCATTTCTTGAGGGAGACAGCGAACGATTGAAACAAAACTGGATTAAAGAGCAGCATTCTTTTCCAATTGACGAAGTTGTAAGTCAAGTTAAAGAAAATGTTGATCATATTCATCAGCCTTTGCGTCAGCTTGCAGAGAAAATGGATCCAACACTTTATTCCATGAGTGAAAAGAATGTGGCCTTAATTATGAAACAGATTCAATTTTTAGAGTCTCGCATGAATCGTCATATTCTTGACACCCACAAAACAACGATTAGTCAATTTGATCATGCGGTATTTTGGATGAAACCATTAGGCTCACCACAAGAGCGAATCTTACATCCCATCATTTTATTAAACATTGTGGGACAAAGTGGGTTAAAAC